In the Chloroherpetonaceae bacterium genome, one interval contains:
- the folP gene encoding dihydropteroate synthase has protein sequence MKPNIGSDLLRLQCRDFVLDLRRPRVMAVLNLTPDSFSDGGRFYHAGKIDYDSVLETALQFEQEGADIIDIGGESTRPGAVPISAEEEMRRILPAVEQLSKRLSIPISVDTTKAVVAEAALQRGASIVNDISGFGRDTKMPEVCARYGAAAVIMHLPKRPETMQWSYHEKTAYKNLVAEVMQALAESIQQAERVGLTDVAIDVGFGFGKSVEDNYELLRRLREFKALSRPILVGLSRKSFIGKVISKGDAVVPPSERLFGTIAANTIALMHGANILRVHDVKATVETIEVFLATMQSNSVEERNDVPI, from the coding sequence ATGAAACCGAACATTGGTTCAGACCTGCTGCGCTTACAGTGTCGTGACTTTGTGCTAGACCTTCGTCGCCCTCGTGTGATGGCAGTGCTGAACTTAACGCCTGATTCATTCTCAGATGGAGGCAGGTTTTACCACGCAGGTAAAATCGACTACGATAGTGTGCTCGAGACCGCCTTGCAGTTTGAGCAAGAAGGTGCTGACATCATTGACATTGGGGGCGAGTCGACACGCCCGGGTGCGGTGCCTATCAGCGCTGAGGAAGAAATGCGCCGTATCCTGCCAGCTGTAGAGCAACTTTCCAAACGGCTGTCTATTCCAATCTCGGTCGATACAACGAAGGCGGTAGTGGCAGAAGCCGCACTTCAACGGGGCGCAAGTATCGTCAATGATATTTCAGGCTTTGGCCGCGATACGAAGATGCCAGAGGTGTGTGCTCGCTACGGTGCAGCAGCCGTCATCATGCATCTCCCTAAGCGCCCAGAGACAATGCAGTGGAGCTATCACGAAAAGACGGCTTACAAAAATCTCGTAGCAGAAGTGATGCAGGCACTCGCTGAGTCGATTCAACAGGCAGAGCGAGTGGGACTGACTGACGTGGCTATTGATGTGGGATTTGGTTTCGGCAAAAGTGTGGAGGACAACTACGAACTGCTGCGCCGCCTAAGGGAGTTTAAAGCACTAAGCCGACCAATCTTAGTAGGTCTTTCGCGCAAATCGTTTATTGGCAAAGTAATCTCGAAAGGTGATGCAGTAGTGCCGCCCTCAGAACGCCTGTTTGGCACAATTGCCGCCAACACCATTGCGCTAATGCACGGTGCGAATATCTTGCGCGTGCACGATGTGAAGGCGACCGTAGAGACAATTGAAGTGTTTTTAGCAACGATGCAATCCAATTCCGTAGAAGAGCGCAACGATGTTCCCATTTAA
- a CDS encoding alkaline phosphatase D family protein, translated as MTRILTLLGLILLHSAPAFAQVTVTHGPVVGAVTSSSARITARLSGAGTLSFQLSTSPSFATTVGTVQSAAVDSNLFATIAVTGLAPNTEYFYRPVINGTPVTAASEIRRFRTAPRDGETTSFAFAFGSCQQDGDAPPGTSNIGNVFPRIARDNTIRFMLHLGDWGYPDTTDKNPNNPRENTFNLNFANVRNAFLARYSRTYQMDSVFRVMPVAYIWSDHDHANNNTDSTYNGPQHLSLRGYRAMFPHYPLADSNRGVWQRFRYGNAEFFLLDTRSTRSPNTNAFPNIAQWAANPLSVTNPNGVRLIFNPPSTHKIISDDQMTWLINGLRNSTAHWKFIVTSETFNPAHRAALELALSLQGVRGIDPLRIPDGVYTAAQIAIDISDGWCGFPESIRQLVSAVSQAGVQNVIVISGDSHTIGTDTGANSLFPEFMAGGLDQNNSEIVSLFEQFGIFVWNRARQSRTPGLGAVSNFRSHYGRVTVFGNDSVRVDYFDDQGTFLGSYTQPSGSRVATRNITITPQGFDYGNITVGRDSTAGVLLINTGIDTVTVSQVRNTRTVGARATPAPVALLNGTTPTPFPVAIPPRGLAILPVTFRPSTQGLNIDTLVFFTNDPDNLGLGAGIIPALFRANGQAASSVIEREDTQPRDFKLEQNYPNPFNPTTTIRYSIPSTQQVTLRIYDALGRSIITLVNERQSAGTYTVRFNAGDLASGVYFYQLQAGSFSDAKKMMLVK; from the coding sequence ATGACTCGCATTCTAACGCTACTCGGTCTCATCTTGCTGCATAGTGCGCCGGCTTTTGCACAAGTAACCGTTACACACGGCCCTGTTGTGGGAGCGGTAACATCAAGTTCGGCGCGCATTACCGCACGCCTGAGCGGAGCAGGCACCCTGTCGTTCCAACTAAGCACTAGCCCGAGCTTTGCCACCACTGTGGGCACAGTGCAATCTGCAGCCGTAGATAGCAACCTCTTTGCGACAATTGCGGTTACAGGACTTGCGCCAAATACGGAGTATTTTTATCGCCCTGTTATCAACGGCACGCCAGTTACGGCAGCCAGCGAAATCAGACGCTTCCGCACGGCACCCCGAGATGGGGAAACGACCAGCTTTGCCTTTGCCTTTGGCTCTTGCCAACAAGATGGCGATGCGCCGCCCGGCACTTCCAACATCGGCAATGTATTCCCGCGCATTGCACGCGATAACACCATTCGCTTTATGCTGCATTTGGGCGACTGGGGCTACCCCGATACAACTGACAAAAACCCAAACAATCCACGTGAGAACACCTTCAACCTAAACTTTGCTAATGTGCGAAATGCCTTTTTGGCACGCTACAGCCGCACCTATCAGATGGACTCAGTCTTCCGCGTGATGCCAGTTGCATACATCTGGAGCGACCACGACCATGCGAACAACAACACTGATAGCACCTACAATGGGCCGCAGCATCTTTCACTGCGTGGTTACCGCGCAATGTTCCCACATTATCCGCTGGCTGACTCTAACCGTGGAGTCTGGCAGAGATTCCGCTATGGCAATGCAGAATTTTTCCTGCTCGATACACGCTCAACACGTAGTCCAAACACTAATGCATTCCCGAACATTGCGCAATGGGCAGCAAATCCACTTTCCGTAACCAACCCGAATGGTGTACGGCTGATTTTCAATCCACCAAGCACGCACAAGATTATCAGCGATGACCAGATGACATGGCTTATCAATGGGCTGCGCAACTCAACTGCACACTGGAAGTTTATCGTAACATCAGAGACCTTCAACCCAGCGCATCGGGCAGCTTTAGAACTGGCGCTCTCGCTGCAGGGAGTGCGAGGTATTGACCCATTGAGAATCCCTGATGGCGTCTATACAGCGGCGCAAATTGCAATTGATATTTCTGATGGCTGGTGCGGTTTCCCTGAGAGCATTCGTCAGCTTGTATCGGCAGTAAGTCAAGCCGGAGTGCAGAATGTGATTGTGATAAGTGGCGACTCGCACACGATTGGCACCGATACGGGCGCAAATTCACTCTTCCCCGAATTTATGGCAGGAGGGTTAGACCAGAACAATTCGGAGATTGTAAGTCTCTTTGAGCAATTTGGCATTTTCGTCTGGAACCGAGCGCGCCAGTCTCGCACGCCGGGACTGGGTGCAGTAAGCAACTTCCGTAGCCACTATGGTCGCGTAACAGTGTTTGGTAACGACTCTGTGCGCGTGGATTATTTTGACGACCAAGGAACTTTTCTAGGCAGTTACACGCAACCCAGTGGCAGCCGCGTGGCAACACGCAACATTACCATTACGCCGCAAGGCTTCGACTACGGCAACATAACAGTGGGTCGCGATTCTACAGCGGGCGTCCTGCTCATCAACACGGGCATTGACACCGTAACCGTTTCGCAAGTGCGCAACACACGCACAGTGGGCGCACGTGCCACACCAGCGCCAGTGGCACTCCTGAACGGCACAACACCAACACCGTTCCCTGTTGCGATTCCACCACGCGGGCTAGCGATATTGCCCGTTACATTCCGTCCCTCCACGCAAGGTTTGAACATTGATACGCTGGTCTTTTTCACCAACGACCCAGACAATCTAGGATTAGGTGCAGGCATCATTCCAGCACTCTTTCGTGCAAACGGCCAAGCCGCATCCAGTGTGATTGAGCGTGAGGATACGCAACCGCGAGACTTCAAGCTGGAGCAAAACTACCCGAATCCTTTCAACCCGACGACGACCATCCGCTACTCAATCCCATCAACGCAGCAAGTTACCTTGCGTATCTACGATGCACTCGGTCGCTCTATTATCACGCTAGTGAATGAACGCCAGAGCGCTGGCACTTACACCGTGCGTTTCAATGCAGGCGACCTTGCCAGCGGCGTGTATTTCTATCAGTTGCAAGCAGGCTCATTCTCCGATGCAAAGAAAATGATGCTGGTCAAATAA
- the aroF gene encoding 3-deoxy-7-phosphoheptulonate synthase, which produces MSCNATKEQIEAVCEKVRAMGFTPHPIPSDVRTAIGITGNKGPINREIFMSMSGVIDAVPITKPFKLVSREVKPQNTVVRIGEVTIGGDELQLMAGPCSVESEMQISEVAALLQQTGVKIMRGGAFKPRTSPYSFQGLKAQGLKLLKDAAEKYGLLVVTEVKDTDSLPLVAEHTDILQIGARNMQNFSLLEAVAKYPHPVLLKRGMAATIEEFLMAAEYIYSNGNPNVILCERGIRTFETYTRNTLDLSAIPVIKALSHLPIIADPSHGTGFWEYVPAMAKAAVAAGADGIMVEVHPNPECALSDGPQSLKPKRFVQLLRELVPIAGAVNRKLPILVEEEMN; this is translated from the coding sequence ATGAGCTGCAATGCAACAAAGGAGCAAATTGAAGCAGTGTGCGAAAAAGTTCGTGCAATGGGCTTTACGCCACACCCAATTCCGAGCGATGTGCGCACAGCAATTGGTATTACGGGTAACAAAGGACCAATCAACCGTGAAATTTTTATGAGTATGAGCGGCGTAATTGATGCTGTGCCAATAACCAAGCCATTCAAGCTGGTAAGCCGAGAGGTCAAGCCGCAGAATACGGTCGTGCGCATTGGAGAGGTAACAATCGGTGGTGATGAGTTGCAGCTGATGGCAGGTCCTTGCTCAGTCGAGAGTGAAATGCAAATTTCCGAAGTTGCGGCGCTACTGCAGCAGACAGGTGTAAAGATTATGCGTGGCGGTGCGTTCAAGCCGAGAACTTCGCCGTATTCATTTCAAGGACTGAAGGCACAAGGACTAAAACTGCTAAAAGATGCAGCCGAAAAATATGGCCTGCTGGTGGTAACAGAAGTCAAAGACACTGACAGTTTGCCATTGGTTGCAGAGCATACTGATATTTTGCAAATAGGCGCGCGTAATATGCAGAACTTTTCTTTGCTGGAAGCGGTCGCTAAGTATCCGCACCCCGTTTTACTGAAGCGCGGCATGGCAGCCACAATTGAAGAATTCCTGATGGCAGCTGAGTATATTTACAGCAACGGTAATCCAAATGTGATTCTCTGCGAGCGGGGTATTCGCACATTCGAGACTTACACACGCAACACCTTAGACCTCTCTGCGATTCCTGTTATCAAGGCACTATCGCATTTGCCAATTATTGCAGATCCATCTCATGGCACAGGATTTTGGGAGTATGTGCCTGCAATGGCAAAAGCAGCAGTGGCAGCAGGGGCAGATGGCATTATGGTAGAGGTGCACCCGAACCCAGAATGCGCACTGTCCGACGGACCACAATCGCTAAAGCCAAAACGCTTTGTGCAACTCCTAAGGGAGCTTGTGCCCATTGCAGGTGCTGTAAATCGGAAGTTGCCAATTCTGGTCGAAGAAGAAATGAACTGA
- the guaA gene encoding glutamine-hydrolyzing GMP synthase, which yields MNTVVILDFGSQYTQLIARRVRELGVYSEILPYHAPIEKVLLLRPKALIFSGGPASVYEKSAPLPDTRLYDLNLPILGICYGLQAIAKQFGGKVEVAKTREYGRANLVIRRNGQESLLFKNVPDSVVWMSHGDKVTALPTGFAITAESEHSELCAVEYVQNGKKIYGLQFHPEVHHTAEGRRILSNFLFEIAGIEPDWSPQNFIEAELEKIRKTVGKERVICALSGGVDSTVAATLVSRAIGKQLTCIFVDNGLLRKNEAKEVKAALQSLGLKLKVVNAADLFLSRLRGVIDPEKKRKIIGKTFIEVFEQHIHREKFLVQGTLYPDVIESLSVKGPSQTIKTHHNVGGLPKKMKLKLIEPLRELFKDEVREVGKLLGVPDAILKRHPFPGPGLAVRVIGAVSKERCDLLREADAIFIEELKAANLYDSVWQAFAVLLPIQTVGVMGDNRTYENVVALRAVHSTDGMTADWAELPPAFLAKVSNRIINEVRGINRVVYDISSKPPATIEWE from the coding sequence ATGAACACGGTCGTTATTTTGGACTTTGGCTCGCAATACACGCAGCTTATTGCTCGGCGCGTGCGTGAACTTGGTGTCTATTCTGAAATTCTACCCTATCACGCACCGATAGAAAAAGTTCTTTTGCTCCGCCCTAAGGCGCTTATCTTTTCAGGCGGTCCAGCCAGCGTATATGAAAAATCTGCTCCTTTGCCTGACACACGGCTCTACGACTTGAATTTGCCAATACTTGGCATTTGCTATGGCTTACAAGCGATTGCCAAGCAGTTTGGTGGCAAGGTTGAAGTGGCTAAAACGCGTGAGTATGGTCGTGCAAACTTGGTGATTCGGCGCAACGGTCAAGAAAGTTTGCTCTTCAAAAATGTGCCCGACTCGGTGGTTTGGATGAGCCATGGCGACAAAGTCACTGCCCTGCCCACTGGCTTTGCCATTACAGCTGAAAGCGAGCATTCAGAACTTTGCGCAGTGGAGTATGTGCAGAATGGGAAAAAAATTTATGGCTTGCAATTTCACCCAGAAGTGCATCATACCGCAGAAGGCAGGCGTATCCTTTCCAACTTTCTCTTTGAAATTGCAGGCATTGAGCCTGATTGGTCTCCCCAAAATTTCATTGAGGCAGAGCTTGAAAAAATCCGCAAGACCGTCGGCAAAGAAAGGGTTATCTGTGCACTTTCAGGCGGTGTTGATTCCACCGTAGCCGCTACGCTGGTCAGCCGTGCAATCGGCAAGCAACTGACCTGCATTTTTGTCGACAATGGGCTTTTGCGCAAAAATGAAGCAAAGGAAGTCAAAGCCGCCTTGCAATCACTTGGGTTGAAATTAAAAGTCGTCAATGCAGCCGACCTTTTCCTTTCGCGCCTAAGGGGCGTCATTGACCCCGAGAAGAAACGCAAAATTATCGGCAAAACTTTCATTGAAGTTTTTGAGCAACACATTCACCGTGAGAAATTCTTAGTGCAAGGCACACTCTATCCTGATGTGATTGAAAGCCTTAGTGTGAAAGGTCCATCGCAGACGATTAAGACTCATCATAATGTTGGGGGCTTGCCCAAGAAAATGAAACTTAAACTCATTGAACCGCTGCGAGAGCTGTTTAAAGATGAGGTGCGAGAGGTCGGCAAGCTCTTAGGCGTGCCCGATGCTATTTTGAAGCGTCATCCTTTTCCCGGCCCTGGATTAGCTGTGCGCGTTATCGGTGCGGTCTCCAAAGAACGGTGCGACCTTCTGCGAGAAGCTGATGCGATTTTCATTGAAGAGCTGAAAGCGGCCAATCTTTATGATTCAGTCTGGCAAGCCTTCGCCGTGCTTTTGCCAATTCAGACCGTTGGCGTGATGGGCGACAACCGCACTTACGAGAATGTGGTCGCACTCCGCGCTGTGCACTCTACCGATGGTATGACGGCTGACTGGGCAGAATTGCCGCCTGCTTTTTTGGCAAAGGTTTCAAACCGCATTATCAACGAAGTGCGTGGCATCAATCGTGTGGTCTATGACATTAGCTCCAAACCACCTGCCACGATTGAGTGGGAGTAG
- the cdaA gene encoding diadenylate cyclase CdaA yields the protein MFPFNFENPELFKLGFLSFTALDAVDVMLVTVVFYKVYQYIKGTVAAQIFIGLLVIVAGSGAASFLNLSSLNWIFSRLTSVWIILVVILFQPEIRRLLLFLGQSRVFGRLFQQSSTDVVNETVAAVEELAARRIGALIVFARSVGLRMYVETGEELNARLSRKLLASLFYPNTPLHDGAVIIDNQRIEAARCILPLTQNDTLPSKYGMRHRAAVGLTEATDAIVVVVSEETGQISLAENGRLIPIRNTEELRIQLLERLLPKRARKKSKHALSPVLTDVHQPHLR from the coding sequence ATGTTCCCATTTAATTTTGAAAACCCTGAGCTCTTCAAGTTGGGCTTTTTGAGCTTTACAGCACTTGATGCTGTCGATGTGATGTTGGTGACGGTAGTCTTCTACAAGGTCTATCAATACATCAAAGGTACGGTAGCGGCGCAGATTTTTATTGGATTGCTGGTAATTGTAGCAGGTTCGGGAGCAGCCAGTTTCTTAAACTTATCATCCCTCAACTGGATATTCAGTCGTCTCACAAGTGTCTGGATTATCCTTGTCGTCATCTTGTTTCAGCCTGAGATTCGGCGCTTACTGCTGTTTCTTGGACAAAGCCGCGTGTTTGGACGACTATTTCAACAGTCAAGCACAGACGTGGTCAATGAAACAGTGGCAGCCGTTGAAGAACTGGCAGCTCGACGCATCGGCGCCTTAATTGTGTTTGCGCGTAGCGTAGGGCTTCGTATGTATGTTGAGACAGGTGAAGAACTCAACGCGCGGCTGTCGCGCAAACTCTTGGCATCGCTTTTCTATCCGAATACACCGCTGCATGATGGTGCCGTGATTATTGATAACCAGCGCATTGAGGCAGCACGATGCATCTTGCCCCTAACGCAAAATGACACGCTGCCCAGCAAATACGGTATGCGACACCGTGCAGCCGTAGGACTAACGGAAGCAACTGATGCAATCGTCGTGGTCGTGTCTGAGGAGACGGGACAAATTTCACTTGCGGAGAATGGTCGGCTCATTCCGATTCGCAATACTGAGGAACTGCGCATTCAACTCTTGGAGCGACTCCTACCAAAGCGAGCACGCAAGAAGTCTAAACATGCACTTTCACCTGTGCTAACTGATGTGCATCAACCACACTTGCGCTAA
- a CDS encoding LEA type 2 family protein produces the protein MLRQAEEARAFARCRFRLASVSNLRLAGIDIQNVTSRNQLSAIDAGRLALAVGNRSLPLTFRLNMEAQNPNSIAAAMSQMSWTLYIDQIEMLSGNLSERVEIAPNSSTIVPLNISVDLFQVLSGQSADAIANFAFNLLGEGNRPTRMLLRIKPVLNLLGVDFSYAVDVGVEFSQGGAMPR, from the coding sequence GTGCTACGTCAAGCAGAAGAAGCTCGAGCATTTGCACGCTGTCGGTTTCGCTTGGCATCGGTCAGCAACCTACGCCTTGCTGGAATTGACATTCAGAATGTCACCTCACGCAACCAACTTAGTGCAATTGATGCAGGGCGCTTGGCACTGGCAGTTGGGAATCGGTCGTTGCCGCTTACATTCAGGCTTAATATGGAAGCGCAAAACCCGAACTCTATCGCGGCAGCAATGAGTCAGATGTCTTGGACGCTTTACATTGACCAGATTGAAATGCTTTCAGGCAACCTCAGTGAGCGTGTTGAAATTGCTCCGAACAGTTCGACCATTGTGCCGCTTAACATCTCGGTTGACTTGTTTCAGGTACTCTCAGGTCAGTCTGCCGATGCAATTGCAAACTTTGCATTCAATCTTCTGGGTGAAGGCAATCGACCAACGCGTATGCTACTTCGCATCAAACCTGTGCTAAATCTACTTGGCGTTGATTTCTCTTACGCTGTAGATGTCGGCGTTGAATTCTCGCAAGGTGGTGCGATGCCACGCTGA
- a CDS encoding toxin-antitoxin system YwqK family antitoxin: MHRYTIAFFGFTILLLGALGAFTFYELRRHHGEVKEYYPNGALRSVVMFKDGKPHGMARTYYPNGQLRREAFFQDGVQHGLTRSYYENGQLKSEEYYEKSMLEGLARFYEPNGRLQWEAVFHKGRMIDSTFRNYTRTPTQETTQTTQ; the protein is encoded by the coding sequence ATGCACAGATACACCATTGCATTTTTCGGTTTCACGATTTTATTGCTCGGCGCGCTGGGTGCATTTACATTTTACGAGCTGCGCCGCCATCACGGCGAAGTGAAAGAATACTACCCTAATGGTGCGTTGCGCTCAGTGGTGATGTTCAAAGATGGCAAGCCACACGGCATGGCACGCACCTACTACCCAAATGGGCAACTGCGCCGAGAAGCCTTCTTCCAAGATGGAGTACAGCACGGGCTGACAAGAAGTTATTACGAAAATGGACAACTGAAGTCCGAAGAATACTACGAGAAAAGTATGCTGGAAGGCTTAGCAAGGTTCTACGAGCCGAATGGGCGGCTGCAGTGGGAAGCTGTATTCCACAAAGGTCGAATGATTGATAGCACATTCAGAAACTACACCCGCACACCAACGCAAGAAACCACACAAACCACACAATGA